In Gemmatimonadaceae bacterium, a genomic segment contains:
- the secY gene encoding preprotein translocase subunit SecY: MAQENAAAQLVNSIFKTPELKSRIGFTLLALIIFRVGSHITAPGIDTQALIDFFKSQQAGGLLGLYDLFVGGGLSRATLFALGIIPYISASIVFQILAAVMPNVEKLQREEQGRKKVEQWTRYMTVGISVMQAWGYALFTESLQGAVAHPGMAFRIQMTLFLTAGAIFVMWLGEQITERGVGNGASLLIFFSIIERFWPAIVQTFGFLSTGALSPFKLVILGLVMVGVVAGTVAITVAARRVPIQIPQRSVARGRQRESSKNFIPLRMNAANVMPIIFAQTVIVVPGTLAQFGSRAPWAQQMAEILNPGTWEYYVLMAILILFFTYFYTAIIFNPVDIAENLKKQGGFIPGVKPGAKTAEYIEKVMSRITFPGALFLTLIALLPIWIADIINVPFRFGGTSLLIVVGVGLDTLAQLQQHLYLRKYDGFMKKGRVRFRGRATTY, translated from the coding sequence CACGCTGCTGGCGTTGATCATCTTTCGCGTCGGCTCGCACATCACGGCGCCGGGCATCGACACGCAGGCGCTGATCGACTTCTTCAAGAGCCAGCAGGCGGGCGGGCTCCTCGGCCTGTACGACCTGTTCGTGGGCGGCGGCCTGTCGCGCGCCACGCTGTTTGCGTTAGGCATCATCCCGTACATCTCGGCGAGCATCGTGTTCCAGATTCTCGCTGCGGTCATGCCCAACGTCGAGAAGCTGCAGCGCGAGGAACAGGGGCGGAAGAAAGTCGAGCAGTGGACGCGTTACATGACGGTCGGCATCTCGGTGATGCAGGCGTGGGGCTACGCGCTGTTCACCGAGTCGCTGCAGGGCGCGGTGGCGCATCCGGGCATGGCGTTCCGCATCCAGATGACGCTGTTCCTCACCGCCGGCGCGATCTTCGTCATGTGGTTAGGCGAGCAGATCACCGAGCGCGGCGTCGGCAACGGCGCGTCGCTGCTGATCTTCTTCTCGATCATCGAGCGGTTCTGGCCGGCCATCGTGCAGACATTCGGCTTCCTGTCCACGGGCGCCCTGTCGCCATTCAAGCTCGTGATCCTTGGACTCGTGATGGTGGGCGTGGTCGCGGGCACGGTCGCGATCACCGTCGCGGCGCGTCGCGTGCCGATTCAGATCCCGCAGCGGTCGGTGGCGCGAGGCCGCCAGCGCGAGTCGTCCAAGAACTTCATCCCGTTGCGCATGAACGCGGCCAACGTGATGCCGATCATCTTCGCGCAGACGGTGATCGTGGTGCCGGGTACGTTGGCGCAGTTCGGCAGCAGAGCGCCGTGGGCGCAGCAGATGGCGGAGATTCTCAATCCCGGCACGTGGGAATACTACGTGCTGATGGCCATCCTGATCCTCTTCTTCACGTACTTCTATACGGCGATCATCTTCAATCCGGTTGACATCGCCGAAAACCTGAAGAAACAGGGCGGCTTCATCCCGGGCGTCAAGCCGGGGGCGAAGACGGCGGAGTACATCGAGAAGGTCATGTCGCGCATCACGTTCCCGGGCGCGCTGTTTCTCACGCTGATTGCGTTGCTTCCGATCTGGATCGCGGACATCATCAACGTTCCGTTCCGCTTCGGCGGCACGTCGCTCTTGATCGTGGTCGGCGTCGGACTGGATACGCTCGCGCAACTGCAGCAGCACCTGTATCTGCGCAAGTACGACGGCTTCATGAAGAAGGGCCGCGTGCGATTCCGCGGTCGGGCGACGACGTACTGA
- a CDS encoding adenylate kinase, protein MNIVLLGPPGAGKGTQGERIARELDIPKLATGDVLRDAVRQGTTQGLEAKRYMDKGDLVPDSVILGIMKEALGKPEAGRGVVLDGVVRTVPQAEGLARVLAELGRKLDIVLLFDVDEEELVRRLSTRTVCERCQTPYTGRAPGSTCDKCGGTLVRRKDDEPDAIRTRMRAYRDQTAPVIEWYRARARDAALRGQSAARVVTVDAIGAMDDVTARVMTALGK, encoded by the coding sequence ATGAACATCGTGTTGCTCGGCCCTCCCGGCGCCGGCAAGGGCACGCAGGGCGAGCGTATCGCGCGCGAGCTCGACATCCCCAAGTTGGCCACCGGCGACGTGCTGCGGGACGCCGTTAGGCAGGGGACGACGCAGGGGCTCGAAGCCAAGCGGTACATGGACAAGGGGGATCTCGTCCCCGACTCCGTTATCCTCGGCATCATGAAAGAGGCGCTGGGCAAGCCGGAGGCCGGGCGCGGCGTGGTGCTCGACGGCGTCGTGCGCACGGTGCCGCAGGCCGAAGGACTGGCGCGCGTGCTGGCGGAGCTCGGGCGCAAGCTCGACATCGTGCTCCTGTTCGACGTCGACGAAGAAGAGTTGGTTCGCCGGTTGAGCACGCGAACGGTGTGCGAGCGCTGTCAGACGCCCTACACGGGCCGCGCGCCGGGAAGCACCTGTGACAAGTGCGGCGGCACACTCGTGCGCCGTAAAGATGATGAGCCGGACGCCATTCGCACGCGCATGCGCGCGTACCGCGATCAGACGGCCCCGGTCATCGAGTGGTATCGCGCCCGCGCGCGAGACGCGGCGCTGCGCGGACAGAGCGCGGCGCGCGTCGTGACCGTGGACGCGATCGGCGCGATGGATGACGTGACCGCGCGGGTGATGACAGCGTTAGGGAAATGA
- the map gene encoding type I methionyl aminopeptidase, giving the protein MIQLKSPREIEVMAEGGKILADTVAMLSERVAPGISTLDLDTLAELFIRSHDNAVPAFKGLYGFPGSICTSINEEIVHGIPSRKRVLREGDLVSIDVGVGYKGFFTDSAATVAVGETDDESKRLLAVTVEALEAGIAAATLGNHIGDIGAAIQDVVEGAGFSVVRELVGHGIGTEFHEEPQVPNYGKPKRLLKLSPGLTIAIEPMVNAGTPRTRTMPDRWTIVTADGSRSAHFEHTVAITDQGPRVLTRRSA; this is encoded by the coding sequence ATGATTCAGCTCAAGTCGCCGCGAGAAATCGAGGTGATGGCCGAGGGCGGCAAGATTCTCGCGGACACGGTGGCGATGTTGTCCGAGCGGGTGGCGCCGGGGATATCGACGCTCGACCTCGATACGTTAGCCGAGCTGTTCATCCGCTCCCACGACAACGCGGTGCCGGCGTTCAAGGGATTGTACGGGTTCCCGGGCTCCATCTGCACGTCGATCAACGAGGAGATCGTGCATGGCATCCCCTCGCGCAAGCGGGTGCTGCGCGAGGGCGACCTCGTTTCGATCGACGTCGGTGTGGGGTACAAGGGTTTTTTCACCGACTCCGCGGCGACGGTAGCCGTCGGCGAGACCGACGACGAGTCGAAGCGGCTGCTGGCAGTAACGGTGGAAGCGCTCGAAGCAGGGATCGCCGCGGCGACTCTCGGCAACCACATCGGCGACATCGGTGCGGCGATCCAGGACGTGGTGGAAGGGGCGGGCTTCAGCGTGGTGCGTGAGCTCGTTGGGCACGGGATCGGCACCGAGTTCCACGAGGAGCCGCAGGTGCCGAACTACGGGAAGCCGAAGCGGCTGCTCAAGCTTTCGCCCGGTCTGACGATTGCGATCGAGCCGATGGTGAACGCGGGGACGCCCAGGACGCGGACGATGCCGGATCGGTGGACGATCGTGACGGCGGACGGATCGCGTTCGGCGCACTTCGAGCACACGGTGGCGATCACGGATCAGGGGCCGCGGGTGTTGACGCGGCGATCGGCCTAA